The Candidatus Krumholzibacteriota bacterium DNA segment ATCCGTCCTCTCCGCGCGCCGCGCTTTCCGCAGGAAGCCGGCGATTGCGCACGGCCGCCCCGTCGTCTATCTTCAGTGCATGACGGCATCGACACCGGATACACGTCCATCACCCGCTTCCAGGAGGTCGCCTCGATGGTGCATCGCAGAACGCTCCCGACGGCGGCGCTGATCGCCTTGTGCGCGATTCTCGCCGGCGCCGCCGCTCCCGCCATCGCCGGGTCGAACAAGTCCCCGGCGATCGATCTCGGCGTCACCGTAAAGACGCTCGACAACGGCCTCAAGGTCATCCTGCTCGAGGACCACTCCGTGCCCGTCCTCAGCCGGCAGACCTTCTACCACGTCGGCGCGCGCAACGAGCGCCCCGGGATCACCGGGATCTCGCATTTCATGGAGCACATGATGTTCAACGGGGCCGAACGCTACGGCCCGAAGGAGTTCGACGCCGTCCTCGAGGCGAACGGCGGCTACTCCAACGCCTTCACCTCGAAGGACATGACCGCCTACTACGAGGACATCTCCTCCGACGGGCTCGAGCTGGTCGTCGATCTCGACAGCGACCGCATGGCAGCGCTCGCCCTCGATTCCACCTTCCTCTGCTCGGAGATGGGGGTCGTCAAGGAGGAACGCCGGTACAGCATCGACAACTCGATCTTCGGCCTCATGTACGAGGAGCTCTTCGCCCTCGCCTACAAGGCGCACCCCTACTCCTGGCCCGTCCTCGGCTGGATGAGCGATCTCGACGGGATCTGCCGCGACGACTGCGTGGCGTACTTCCGCACGTACTACGCGCCGAACAACGCCGTCCTCATCGTCGCCGGCGATTTCGACACCGACGAGGCCTTCGCCCTCGTCGAGCGGTACTACGGCGGGATCAGGAGGCAGGAGCCCCCGGCGCCGCTGCGCACGGCCGAGCCCGAGCAGTTCGGCGAGCGCCGCGCGGAGGTCCGCAAGCCCGCAGCGCTGCCCCAGCTCTTGATCGGCTTCGCGGCGACGGCCGTCTCCTCGCCCGACATCTACGCGATCGACGTCCTCCAGACGATCCTCACCACGGGCCATTCCTCGCGGCTCTACAAGCGGCTCGTCCGCGAGTCGGCGATCGCCGTCGAGGCCGATTCCTGGTTCTCATGGATGATCGATCCCTCGCTGTACATCTTCCATCTCACGCTGAAGGCCGACGCCGATCCCGCCGAGTGCGAGCGGATCGTCTACGAGGAGCTCGCCGCGATCGCCTCCGGGGGCGTCACCGGGGCCGAGATGGCCAAGGCGAAGAACTCGCTCGAGGCCGACTTCCAGCGCAGCATGCAGACGGTGAACGGCAAGGCGAGCAAGATCGGCCGCTACGAGATGCTCTTCGGCGACTACCGGACGATCCAGGAGGTGCCCGGGAAGTACCGGGCCGTCACGGCCGACGACGTGAAACGCGTGGCGGAAACGTATTTCTCGCCGAACCGCCGCAACGTCGTCACGCTCGTTCCCGAGCGCGCCGAGAGCTGACGTGAACGGCCCGAACACGGAGGAGAGACGGATGAAACAAACGATCATCGCGGCCATGGCGGTCCTGCTTTTCGCGGCCGCCGCGCCCGCGTCCGCCGGAACGGCGGGCATCGACCTGCCCGAATACACGAAACATACGCTGGAGAACGGCCTCACCGTCTTCGTCATGGAGACGCGCGAGGTTCCCCTCGTCTCGATCCGCCTGCTCTTGCCAGCGGGATCCGCGGCCGACCCCGCCGGGTTCGAGGGCGCGGCCAACCTCACCGCCGAGCTCGTCATGAAGGGGGCCGGCGGGATGGGCGCCGACGAGATAGCCGAGCAGATCGAGGGGCTCGGCGGCGAGCTCTCCGCGTCGGCCGATCGCGATTACACGGCCGTCGCCGGCAACTTCCTCGCCC contains these protein-coding regions:
- a CDS encoding insulinase family protein; this translates as MVHRRTLPTAALIALCAILAGAAAPAIAGSNKSPAIDLGVTVKTLDNGLKVILLEDHSVPVLSRQTFYHVGARNERPGITGISHFMEHMMFNGAERYGPKEFDAVLEANGGYSNAFTSKDMTAYYEDISSDGLELVVDLDSDRMAALALDSTFLCSEMGVVKEERRYSIDNSIFGLMYEELFALAYKAHPYSWPVLGWMSDLDGICRDDCVAYFRTYYAPNNAVLIVAGDFDTDEAFALVERYYGGIRRQEPPAPLRTAEPEQFGERRAEVRKPAALPQLLIGFAATAVSSPDIYAIDVLQTILTTGHSSRLYKRLVRESAIAVEADSWFSWMIDPSLYIFHLTLKADADPAECERIVYEELAAIASGGVTGAEMAKAKNSLEADFQRSMQTVNGKASKIGRYEMLFGDYRTIQEVPGKYRAVTADDVKRVAETYFSPNRRNVVTLVPERAES